tagctaaaaatgtgtaatttcatgtttaaatattcagcgtgtgccgatatatctcagctatagggggcgatatgtcgcagcacgtagatacggaaaacacgaaacgatgcacggtcgcctcgggcatactggcccaggcgatatatcgcctacaggggcgatatatcgcctccttcagcatggattcaaactcttttgaattcatttcctttcagccattcaaactccttcaacagtccatcatcttttgaacgagtcttcagcctctgctgaacgattattcaaatgattttcacctaaaaagccattatttttattcaagtaaaatcaagatattttcattcccaaactctataaataggacctagtacccagccattattcaccatttgctctaagttcagaagctgctagtgttaagtgagtgtgagagtgtaaacacctggtttggggaaaaactataagcttaaacatcataagcttatcaaacactttgggaagggagttctatagtatttcggtggaggttagattgatcttgcaaatctttgaggtaaacccgaaactttgtttcatttatttcatgttatttcctttctcaaaaccttctactcagtcccctaacctcattcttattttggttagggaatccaagttcttaagcatagaagttggtaagtatgtttttatggtttagtctttccatctctttcatttcatctcctttctttagactcactcttgttcattatggttttaggagtgttccaaaaagtcccaactcagcccattttatcccggtaactttggtaaggaaaataggctagaatctatatgtttatgtttatgttatcttatgtgttatgttatgatatgttatgaatgtgttatgaatttgttatgcatgtgtttgttgtaggcttgggcttatgccctatttgactaacaagaccccaaaaagattgtgggcatatgcctatttagctggtaggaccccactaatctcatgggcataagcttgtttagtctatgggacccctagtaataatggccattataataagtgaattatgtgttatgatatgtctttacgttattatgaaattatgtttatgtttatgactatgtgttagatgtttccttgttgggcattaggctcattcctttctgtttatgtgcaggaaataagctttaaaggtggaaagattcgtgacgcttggaggatgtgtatcgatgatggatggagtcaaggggccgagcgttattcgattcgaggatgtagtctccttttaatttctatggttttatatgtatttttccgcattttcttatgtaattcttttcatttaaatcatgttttgtttttaaagacaatgggatcccaaatccttcttagtattctgtttctttgtaaataactcttattttgcaagttactcaataaattatggtattttcgtaaaaatgtacgttttatgtatagtttcgttaatggtccaaatagtctagagtagtgggtcattacaaccgCAAGTTtagaatggtgaacatctatgaccttactatcaatagtgtaagaatgatgtctcattgtaaccaagcatgtttGTTTCTACAAAATTTTTAAAGTGTTCGATTTTGTTCAAAAGTCATTCTTGTTCctatatgttgtttttttttgcaaaccctcttaatttaataacctattgTCACACTCATAGAATATTAaggggggcatcagtggtatacataccataagtttgaaaaaataaataacataaaagaaaaatgtttggaccattaacccgacataaaagttAAAAGTGTATGCTCgaaataagtgtctggatataaccagatgcgcgagctaagataatttggacgtaaccagattattaaaaaataaagtgtctggacATAACAGACGCACGAGCTAAGAATATTTGgacgtaaccagattattaaaaaattagtgtCTGGATACGACTAGATACGCGAGCTAATATAATCTAGACATAACTAGAGTAAAAGTATACAAGcatatggattacaaaccaaacaccacctaaataggtttggaacaagcCAACTAAAACTGATCGACGCAAGTGGgaaaaagataaacctacttcgagctaagtcgataccgaggctggagtattttgcGACAAAAagttataacataacataacataacataacataacataacataacgtaACGTAACGTAACGTAACGTAacgtaacataacataacatatgataacataacataacataacataacatatcatataaacatataaaatctatcctattttccttaccaataccaggatatttgagaacaaagacgggatttggaacactcctaaaaccaacaataagaatgtgagtatttctaaagaaaaaaaaccataaataagAGAACTAAACTGCCACTACAAGAAATAAGGATTTTGCCGACGCAATTCagaattgcgtcggcaaaaaaaACTTTTGTCGGCGCATTTAGTGAATTGCTCTGGCAAAAACAAGCACTTTTGTCAACgcaattttgcgccggcaaaagtctgttagattttttttttaaaaataccatagacttttgccggcccatttcacctaacgcgccgaAAAAATTCAACCGTGCATTTTTGAATTTGTGCACGTTTTCAACAAAGTAGTTGgctagacttttgccggcgcatttcgtTGTGCCAGCAAAAGTCTATTTTGTGTCAGTAAAAGTTGGACTAAATAAAACGACATCGTTTTGTCCTACCGTTTTATtaaagacttttgccggcgcaacgaaacgtgCCGGCAAAAGTCATAGAGATATTACAACAGCCGTGAGCCTTTCTtccccatttttttttcttccttttttgtacagtgcagaggatatgagatggcactattctaaaaggccaaaggaagatggtgtgatgaggcacctcGCTGACAGTttggcgtggaagcaccttgatgagttgtacccatctttcacagtcgaacctcgaaatgttaggcttaggttggctacagatggtttcaatccttttgggaacatgagcaactcttacaacatgtggcctgtgatacttgtcccatacaacttgccaccttggaagtgcatgaaaccacagtcattaatgttttctattctaattccaggtccttcttcacctggaaaagatatcgatgtctatatgagacctttgcttgacgagttgaaggagttatgggtgaatggtgtcgagacacgagatgcCACTACTataaaataccctttacgggacacttttttaagactcgcacataaatgcaagtccttaaaaatatttatggagtttttaggaaactcattgagagtcctgaaaaaacacaatttaggactcgcaatgagtgtcctaaaaaaatatgcgagtcctaaaaaaatatgggctaaaaaatgagtgtttgacataacaattttaaggacttgctttgggagtccttaatactctttaaggactcactttgcgagtcctaaaaacaattgGACTAAAAGTAATAGTTAAaagtaaattatttatatatggttaaatattttaataattttaaaaaaaaatattataagttgttagtttttaaatatacttaaaaaataaaactaatattattttttcttaatattattatactttgtatttatatatttttataataataactatatattttttaacaaataataataataataataataataataataataataataactaaacccTATCCCTCAACCTcaatctcactctctctctctcgttcttttcctcaactcaaaaaccagcccTCAGCCATCCTCTTTGACAGCGTGCATGGGTCACGGCTGGTGGTCGGATCACGGCGGCGGGCTTGATGCAGAGGCAGGGTACTCAGCTCTCTCACTCCTTCGTCCTCCCATCTCTCACTTTGCTTGGGCTCGATGTCGCCTAGGGGTTCAAGGGCTCGACAGCggctttgtagagtccaagaactttacttatctaagttaaatagtagtattatagtaataatagtattatctttatgactgtggatttttggttcagactgagatttatttggacactcatagtagtacttgtagattttctaagtttaacctatagtgtagaaatattaattttaacctaaggtttgattaatatggctattattgaggataatatttattatactataaggtttagataaccaatgggattttagcacatgttatgtatgggttattaatgattaagtattttgaggattaaatttattaaggttaaaatttgaatactctaaggtcagtcagcagctttgaaaacgttagagggcttagtcaaggctgtttactccattcaaattaagctaaatatgtgtaattttgtgtttaaataatcagcgtatgccgatatatcacagctctagggggcgatatatcgcagtacgaagatacaAAATACACGAagcgatgcacgactgcctcgggcatactggcccaagcgatatatcacctacagggggcgatatatcgcccctctcagcctattttgaatgtttttgaaatcattttccattcaaccctttaacctcttgataagtccagcacctttctgaatgagtcttcatcctctgctgaacaataattcaaattattttcacttagaaagccattatttttattcaaatttaattaagatcctttcattcctaaactctatatataggacctagtacccagccattattcatcttttactctaagttcagaggctgcaagttgctaggtgagtgtgagagtgtaaacacttgggttgggaatcataagcttgatcattataagcttatcaaacacttgggaagtaagattttatatcatttcggttcaaggtttaaatCGGTCTTATAattcttcaaggtaacccaaactctagttcgtttctgtactttttctttaaaagttctcatagccttctactcattctaaccttattcttattttggttaggaaatctaagttcttgagcaaaaggttttggtaagtatattttaaaagtatagttccttcatctcttccatctctttcatctcttatttttttcaataaactcaccctttcataaatggttttttggagtgttccaaagtcccaactctgtcctcatatcccggtattttggtaaggaaaataggatagaatctatatgttatatgcttttatacgttatcttatgttttatgttatgaaatatgttatgttatgtatgtttgtaggcttgggcatatgacccatatgactaacaagccccaaatggattaagggcatatgacctgcttagctagtaggaccccactaatctaatgggcatatgacttgtttagtctatgggaccccaagtaataatggccattatggtatgtgtatgatataagtgttatgttatgtttttatgtttcttatgaaatttatgtatatgaactatgtgttagattttccttgctgggcattaggctcattcctttttgtttatatgtgcaggaaaatagtcttagtggcgggaaaggttcttggaagcttggagaatgtgtattgaggcggaatggattcaagagccgagcgtttcgattcgaggatgtagttttgattttatggtttttttacatgtatttttccgcacttgttatgtaatccctttttattttaaattatgttttgttttgtttttatcaaacaatgggatcccatatcctaacctaaattttatgtaagtttaactcttattttaacaagtttcttaataaagttatggtattttcacttgtaagttttattaaggattagtatgtatagttttcgttaatggtccaaaagtctagagtagttgggtcattacaggctgGGGGTTCAAGGGCTCGACGTGCGAGTGGGGTTCTCCAGGATGGCTGGGCTCGACGGCGCGGGGGTCTTAGGGAGTGGGATCGATCGTGCAAGGACGGCACAGGGAGGGGTTCAGGTTGGGCTGGGTTGGGTCTAGGTCGACTGTGCAGGGAGGGTGGCTGGGCTCGGCAAGGACGGTGGCTGTGCAGGGAGGGGCTCGGGCTGGTTGTTCAAATTGTTGTAAAGAAATTAATGTTGGTTGTTCAAATTGTAATTTTGTGGTATCAGACTTGTTGGTTTGTGAAGTTGTTACATTTTGCATACATTTttcaaaaaggaaaaagaaaaagagcatttaatgattatatgatttGATTTATACCACTTTTTCTCTTGAGATGATTTAGTTTAGGATCTCCTCATCTGTCATAATCACTTGCCTTTTTTTGGTAAATTTACTACAGATTCTAAAAGAGTGAGAGTTGCTATCAGACTTAGGCCAAAAAATGCTGAGGATCTACTTCAAGATTCTGATTTTGTTGATTACGTTGAGTTGCAGCCAGAGGTATTTTTAGTGCCATTCcttattttttattgtttatttgaTAAACTACTTTCATGGTTAATGATTATATAGttataaaaaacaaaaagacaTTTTTGGTTTCAATTGattgtagattttttttcttctttctaaaaCAGTGCATTCATTTTTTCCAATATATCTGTTTATGTTTCTCCCAAAGGGCAAATCAGCTAAGCCTTACTTATCTTACCTCAACCACAGGAATGTTTAGAGTAGCACCATAATTCTATATTTTTCTCTTATGCAGCTTAAGAGATTGAAGTTGAGAAAAAACAACTGGAGCTCGGAATCTTATAGATTTGATGAAGTTTTTACAGACACTGCCTCCCAAAGGCGAGTTTACGAAGCGGTTGCCAAGCCTGTAGTTGAGGTAACTCATCAAGAGACTAATGACTTCTACAATAATCAATGCAGTATTGATTAATTTTGCAATTGGTGCTGAAATTAGCAAAACAAGTTCTAAAATATTGAGACTGGTTGTTGATCTCAAATtttgttgagtgcctttaatagattttttaggacttactTTGCGAGTCCTTAAAAATATGGTTGAGTGCCTTCATAGATTTTTTAggagtgcgagtcctaaaaaatccggttgagtgcctttaagtgattttttaggactcgcaacgtgagtcctaaaagaatgtttttagtaCTCACAACGCTAGTCCTAAAAAATCCCATTGAGTgtctttaattaatattttaggactcgctttgcatgcccttaaaagcaatttttttttaaaaaaaaaatgcagctacaattttcattttaatttaaaaattgttgacggtaagaactcgtcaacgattgatggttagaaaacttcaatctctatactataagaagctatgaattagatagaaagcACTCTAAACAACAAGAGAAAACTCAGgaaagcatgagaaccagaagcatatatttcataagtctcatttttacattcagttttccaaccccttagcctgaggggttggagcctatttataggggaggctctattggcccaggatacaaacaagtcccagaccactgggacgtacataggtactctgataaagtagtggctcagggcgtagtggtgtctaccctgatggtgtcagagtcgtggccttggacatagtactgtcggctctggcgcatggtcgggggtgtccaagtggtctcaccactcttcgtacaggtccgtaccgccactactcctcagacgcagatcatagggtcgtgcctctgttctctccataaccgtacaccccgtgtcagcgcacgtgttccgtacccggtggtcctcatcaattcccgttcaatgctccatgttcgtttggcatatcaacaagattcccctaagtgatctcatgcctgtgccaaggaggcttcatcctatgcatgtcctgagaagtcgaggtgccgagggtcagggccggcctatgcggatcgcatagacacgaggctaggagcacgggtacctcaacacacccctcaccctcgcatagcgaggctgcctctcatCCTTCCGAGCGCAGCGTCGCGAGGCCaggaacacggatacctcaacacagccctcaccctcgcatagcgaggctgacgttcttcctctgaggtgcagcgtcgcgaggctaggagcatgGACACCttaacacagccctcaccctcgcatagcgaggctgacgttcttcctccgagtgtggacgaggcttgatgcctgctggaatggggcgcacgcggatggccagctggggaccttcgcatagcgagggtgaagcttggcaagtggccgaagtccctcgcctagtgagggtgactctcttaccccaactccctcaccatcatgcgaTGCCCTTTCaagatgtctcgtagtatagagcttcacttgtgaatagaattcacagggaaaaaattccacatttacaaaaatatatatcaatTTGAGTGTCGAAaatgtattaaaagaaatttgaaaagaaaatactaaaaaaatggaaaaaaaatttgcaaaataaatttaaaatttctgAACATGTGTATTGTAATTAGCTAGCTATAACATCATTCATTTTGctctaaccaattgtaaaaatgacattgcccattcttctcgaacttcgtcaatttcttgagtagtatatggtttgtcAGAGGTGaactggaaaaaaaaaagaaacaaaactttaattagaactatattagtggtaataaattcaaagcatatacaaaaattatactagattaatattatgtagttgtatattgtttgttacctgtttcgacaagaaatgtttgatatgaggggcattgataagtacattcttcatcatcctcataacgtaatatccgcagtcgatattgtttggttgtttacggcactatataaagattggtaatacatgtataattcttagtattaaatatcttaaacatctttacatatacataaactatacaaATAGAAACATACCGTAGGTTGGAAATACATTACTCCCGATGAGCGTTTGTTGATCTTTTGACTTGTTTTCATTCTTTCTGTGAAATACATCTCAAATGCATCATGGATGGTCTCCTTGATGGTTGTCCTGTTATCTAATGGTGCATTGAGAGGATcgagaaaacaacaataatgccaattgggaaataataaaaaaaacatccAATGCTCCCTGTTGAAAGAACAAGTATTACAAAGTTGTTAATTTTAAATTCTATTTGTTTGTATCAATGAAAagtatattaattaaacttacccatggttataAGGCATAACTATCCAATCATGCTTTTTAGACTTGCAATATAACATCCTATCACATAAAGCTTGAGCACGACTATCTGCACGAGTCACGGAAGTAGAAACCTTATTCAGATTCATAAACAACAATGATCCTTTCTTTTCCTCGTCTAATAATAGTGTCTGGTACAAAATCCTAtaaacaaatataattaattaataagaagACTAAATAGTTGATGAAAGAAAATCCttacaataaatattattaacttCATATAGAGCATACCTCATGTAGAAGACAATACATGATTGTCCAATCATCTCATTTCTACAAAATTCAAGTATTTCATCCcgaaaaagagaaaaatattcaCAAGCATGGCCAAACACATCAAAGTCAATAGACACTTCACAAATATTGAGAGAAAGTCTTCTCCTCACaaataggacaagctttgtatccttttacactgtaaccagataaatttccataagcgggGAAGTGGTTGATTGTCCATAACAACACTGCTCGAAGGGTAAATTCTTCTTTTCGGTATGCATCATTAGCCCTAACTCCTTCATTCcataaagttttcaagtcatcaatTAGGGGAGCTAAGTAGACGTCAATAtcgttaccaggttgtttaggtccagaTATCAGCAAGGACAGTAAAGTAAACTTCCttttctgtaatgacccactaatctagactaattggaccattatcgaaactatacataaaaacttacattttacgaaaataccataatttattgagtaacttaaaaataagagttatttacaaaaaaaacgaatactaagaaggattttgggatcccattgtctttaaaacaaaacaagatttaaaataaaagacattacataataatgcggaaaatacacataaaaacaaaaaaaacataaaaggagactatatcctcgaatcgaataacgctcggccccttgactccattcatcatcgatacacatcctccaagcgtcacgaatcttaccgcctctaaacttattttcctgcacataaacagaaaggagtgagcctaatgcccagtaaggaaaatctaacacaaagtcacatacataatttcataagaaaacataaggacttaacataatacatataacatacacttattataatggccattattacttggggtcccatagactaaacaagcatatgcccatggggttaatggggtcctactagctaagtaggtcatatgcccataacccatttggggtcttgttagtcatatgggtcatatgcccaagcctacatacacatatacatatcataacacttttaataacataaacatatagataacataagcacataacatattaattctagcctattttccttaccaaagttaccgggataaaatggactgagttaggacttttggaacactcctaaaaccacaatgaacaagggtgagtctaaagaaaggagatgaaatgaaagagaataggaagactaaaccattaaacgaaaatatgcttaccaccacttaagtgcttaagaacttggattccctaaccaaaaataagaataaggttaggggactgagtagaaggttttgagaaaagaaataacatagaatacagaaaggactagagttttgggtttacctcaaagattgcaagatcaatctaacatccaccgaaatactatagcactcacttacttcccaagtgtttgataagcttatgatgtttaagcttatagtttttccccaaaccaagtgtttacactctctcactcacttaacactagcagcctctgaacttagagcaaatggtgaataatggctgggtactaggtcctatttatagagtttgggaatgagaatatcttgattttacttgaataaaaataatggctttttaagtgaaaatcatttgaataatcgttcagcagaggctgaagactcgttcagaagatgctggactgttgaaggagtttgaatggctgaagggaaaggaattcaaaagtatttgaattcatgctggtggaggcgatatatcgccccctataggcgatatatcgcctggacctttgttcccgaggcgaccgtgcatcgattcgtgttttccgtatctacgtgctgcgacatatcgccccctatagctgcgatatatcggcatacgcagaatatttaaacacgagtttacacatttttagctaagtttgaatggactaaacagccttgactaagccctcaacgtgctcaaagctgctgactgaccctatacattcaaacttttacccttatttaatttaatcctcaaaaatacttaatccttaattaccattcaaaacatgtgcttaaaatcctattggttgatgtctaaaccttataatataataatatattccttaatatcagacacattaatcaaaccttaggttatacttaatattcttaaactataggttaaacttagaaaatctataagtactactatgagtgtccaaataagtcccggtctgaaccaaaaatccaaagtaacaatgataacactaaacatactataatactactaaacaattagctaagtaaagttcttggactctacaattctcccctactaaaaagaatttcgtcctcgaaatttacttaccaaataactccggataccggctctgcatgtcctcttccaactcccacgttgcctcgcgttcagaactattgctccataggactttaactataggaaagctcttggaccgtaactgcttcatccccctatctaggatgctaaccggtcgttcctcgtaacttaagtctttctggagtgctatggtatcgtacttgaggacgtgagatgggtctgacacatacttgcgtaacatcgagatgtggaagacgttgtgactatcggctagtgctggcggtagggctagtctatacgcaactggtcccactttgtccaatatctcaaaaggacctaagaatcggggactgagcttgcctt
The Humulus lupulus chromosome 6, drHumLupu1.1, whole genome shotgun sequence DNA segment above includes these coding regions:
- the LOC133786026 gene encoding uncharacterized protein LOC133786026 codes for the protein MNLNKVSTSVTRADSRAQALCDRMLYCKSKKHDWIVMPYNHGEHWMFFLLFPNWHYCCFLDPLNAPLDNRTTIKETIHDAFEMYFTERMKTSQKINKRSSGVMYFQPTCRKQPNNIDCGYYVMRMMKNVLINAPHIKHFLSKQFTSDKPYTTQEIDEVREEWAMSFLQLVRAK